One genomic segment of Clostridium saccharoperbutylacetonicum N1-4(HMT) includes these proteins:
- the nifV gene encoding homocitrate synthase, with protein sequence MALINLNQNTKVTVVDTTLRDGEQTAGVVFANTEKVTIAQMLSDLGVDQLEVGIPTMGGDEKAAIKEIVKRNLKSSIMAWNRAVIGDIEQSIDCGVDAVAISISVSDIHIQHKLKTSREWVLDNMVKSVEFAKKNGLYVSVNGEDASRADKGFLVEFINAAKQAGANRFRYCDTVGIKEPFGIKDDIQYLYNKTGFDIEMHTHNDFGMATANAVAGIKGGATHVGVTVNGLGERAGNAALEEVIMSLMLVYGYKGDGIDTKMFREVSEYVSRASGRELPIWKAIVGTNMFAHESGIHADGAIKDPKNYEAFDPAIVGLERQIVIGKHSGRAAVVNKFKEYNTELNNDEAKGILELVRETSVRLKRSLFDKEVVQLYKEYHRKLEENKQ encoded by the coding sequence ATGGCACTTATTAATTTAAACCAAAATACAAAAGTTACTGTTGTAGATACTACTCTTAGAGATGGAGAGCAGACAGCAGGGGTAGTATTTGCAAACACAGAAAAAGTAACTATAGCACAGATGCTAAGTGATTTGGGGGTTGACCAATTAGAAGTAGGAATTCCTACAATGGGTGGAGATGAAAAGGCAGCAATTAAGGAAATTGTAAAAAGAAATTTAAAATCGAGCATAATGGCTTGGAATAGGGCAGTAATTGGTGATATAGAGCAATCAATAGACTGTGGAGTTGATGCAGTTGCTATATCAATATCAGTATCAGATATACACATTCAGCACAAACTTAAAACTTCAAGAGAATGGGTATTGGACAATATGGTTAAATCAGTAGAATTTGCTAAGAAAAATGGTTTGTATGTGTCTGTTAATGGGGAAGATGCATCAAGAGCAGATAAGGGGTTCTTAGTGGAATTCATTAATGCAGCTAAACAGGCTGGAGCTAATAGATTTAGATATTGCGATACTGTAGGAATTAAAGAACCATTTGGAATTAAAGATGATATACAATATTTATACAATAAAACAGGCTTTGACATAGAAATGCATACACATAATGACTTTGGAATGGCAACTGCCAATGCAGTAGCAGGTATTAAAGGTGGTGCAACTCATGTTGGAGTAACTGTAAATGGCCTTGGAGAAAGAGCAGGAAATGCAGCATTAGAAGAGGTTATAATGTCGTTAATGCTTGTTTATGGATATAAAGGTGATGGAATAGATACAAAAATGTTCCGCGAAGTATCTGAATATGTATCAAGGGCATCAGGAAGAGAGCTTCCAATATGGAAAGCAATTGTTGGTACAAATATGTTTGCTCATGAATCAGGGATTCATGCAGATGGAGCAATTAAAGATCCTAAGAATTATGAAGCTTTTGATCCAGCGATAGTTGGTCTTGAAAGACAAATTGTTATAGGAAAGCACTCTGGAAGAGCAGCGGTTGTAAATAAATTTAAAGAATATAATACTGAGCTTAATAATGATGAAGCTAAAGGTATATTAGAGCTTGTAAGAGAAACTTCAGTAAGGTTAAAGAGATCTTTATTTGATAAAGAAGTAGTTCAATTATACAAGGAATATCATAGAAAATTAGAAGAAAATAAGCAATAG